A region from the Hypericibacter adhaerens genome encodes:
- a CDS encoding heme/hemin ABC transporter substrate-binding protein, with the protein MTRRQVLMALLLALGLAVAGPARAAEMRIVSIGGSVTEVLFALGYGGRIVADDTTSIYPPEAAALPKIGYMRTLAAEPIVALSPDLVIAVDHAGPKKILDQIAAAGVPVVIVSDRPTDEGVSAKIREVAKAVGAEARGEELVAGIEKTFARIKAVLGQEQARPSVLYILSASDGAPLAAGQNTAADGMIRLAGGRNAIQGYDGYKPLSPEVAVTANPDYVVVAQHGIDTLGGIEGLAKRPDLGLVPAVKEGRVLVLDANYLLGFGPRAPQATAELASHLHPALASDLAIP; encoded by the coding sequence ATGACCCGACGTCAAGTGCTGATGGCGCTGCTGCTCGCGCTTGGCCTCGCCGTGGCGGGGCCGGCCCGGGCGGCAGAGATGCGGATCGTCTCGATCGGCGGCTCCGTGACCGAGGTGCTCTTCGCGCTGGGCTATGGCGGCCGGATCGTCGCCGACGATACCACCAGTATCTATCCGCCCGAGGCGGCGGCCCTGCCGAAGATCGGCTATATGCGCACGCTCGCGGCCGAGCCGATCGTGGCGCTGTCGCCGGATCTGGTGATCGCGGTCGATCACGCCGGGCCAAAGAAGATCCTGGACCAGATCGCCGCGGCCGGCGTGCCGGTGGTGATCGTGTCCGACCGGCCGACGGACGAGGGCGTCTCGGCCAAGATCCGGGAGGTGGCGAAGGCGGTGGGGGCCGAGGCGCGCGGCGAGGAGCTGGTCGCGGGCATCGAGAAGACCTTCGCGCGGATCAAGGCCGTGCTGGGCCAGGAGCAGGCCCGGCCCAGCGTGCTCTACATCCTCTCCGCGTCGGACGGCGCGCCGCTGGCCGCGGGCCAGAACACGGCCGCCGACGGCATGATCCGGCTGGCCGGCGGGCGCAACGCGATCCAGGGCTATGACGGCTACAAGCCGCTCTCGCCCGAGGTGGCCGTCACCGCCAATCCCGACTATGTCGTCGTGGCGCAGCATGGCATCGATACCCTGGGCGGGATCGAGGGTTTGGCCAAGCGGCCCGATCTGGGGCTGGTCCCGGCCGTCAAGGAGGGCCGGGTCCTGGTGCTCGACGCCAACTATCTGCTGGGCTTCGGGCCGCGCGCACCGCAGGCCACGGCCGAGCTCGCGTCGCATCTGCATCCGGCGCTGGCGTCGGATCTCGCGATACCATGA
- a CDS encoding TonB-dependent receptor domain-containing protein — protein sequence MATEYRRLLNRSVFLALPIALWLIGGTAGAQETQTQTQDQTQTQDQSQTGTSTTENGAAENTATPPATEGTATRMSVPPVTVTATRNPMAAFEYPGSVSVVDQEKIQTRIPSTVDDIMLGVPNVTFSGGPRRNGQSPVIRGFTAQDVIVLLDGTRQNLITGHDGRFFLDPALLESVEVVRGATSALYGSGGLGGVMELRTKDASDFLEPGETFGVNSFIGGQSVNDEVSPGITMFGKVGENLDLIGSFVFRDSDNIDLGTDQEVSADDQIYSGLAKAKYTAGAHSFEGAWLRYDGNSTEPSNAQDATGADLEDKHFVTQTWRTSYGFHDPDNKWVNLDATLYYSQNDLKEKRLDNLGAGPEGEELERDLDTVGIRVDNRTRFELGPDSSVVFTYGGEGYRDMQDGDRDGGNLDGVPDADSNLFGLFAQAELTLPAPGPIPGEFLIIPGARFDYYSSSSDLADDNIDTAVSPKIAVSYLPTDWLMFYGSYGYAFSAPNMNDLYLTGTHFVIPLGPPFPDIVNHFQPNPDLKSQTTRTIEAGMGLDFEDVVMANDRASAKGGWFLTYGDDLISRSVVQPAPFVDCNPFIAGDCDGTTIIDNVNKAKLEGVELEANYENDWSILGVAYSHINGWDRETGDHLGELQPDTTTFHAALKIPPADVQIGSWITWAQDFDNTDDPTLERDGYVVTDLYIVWSPQQELLRGFTLAAGIDNVFDETYTRVFSGSDEAGRNYKAMVAYQIAW from the coding sequence ATGGCGACCGAATACCGACGACTGCTTAACCGTTCCGTTTTCTTGGCGCTGCCGATAGCGCTCTGGCTCATCGGCGGCACGGCGGGGGCCCAGGAAACGCAGACTCAAACGCAAGACCAGACGCAGACACAGGATCAGAGCCAGACCGGCACAAGCACGACCGAGAATGGCGCAGCCGAGAACACCGCGACGCCGCCGGCAACGGAAGGGACGGCCACCCGCATGTCGGTGCCGCCCGTGACCGTGACCGCGACGCGCAATCCGATGGCGGCCTTCGAATATCCGGGCAGCGTCTCGGTCGTCGATCAGGAGAAGATCCAGACGCGCATCCCGTCGACCGTCGACGACATCATGCTGGGCGTGCCCAACGTGACCTTCTCGGGCGGCCCGCGGCGCAACGGGCAATCGCCGGTCATCCGCGGCTTCACCGCGCAGGACGTGATCGTGCTGCTGGACGGCACGCGCCAGAATCTCATCACCGGCCATGACGGCCGCTTCTTCCTCGATCCGGCCTTGCTGGAATCGGTCGAGGTCGTGCGTGGCGCGACCTCGGCGCTTTATGGTTCGGGCGGCCTGGGCGGCGTGATGGAGCTGCGCACCAAGGACGCGTCCGACTTCCTCGAGCCGGGCGAGACCTTCGGCGTCAACAGCTTCATCGGCGGGCAGAGCGTGAACGACGAGGTGTCGCCGGGCATCACCATGTTCGGCAAGGTCGGCGAGAATCTCGACCTTATCGGCAGTTTCGTGTTCCGCGATTCCGACAATATCGACCTCGGCACCGACCAGGAGGTCAGCGCCGACGACCAGATCTATAGCGGTCTCGCCAAGGCCAAATACACCGCCGGCGCTCACAGCTTCGAGGGCGCATGGCTGCGCTATGACGGCAACTCGACCGAGCCCTCCAACGCGCAGGACGCCACCGGCGCCGATCTGGAGGACAAGCATTTCGTCACCCAGACCTGGCGGACCAGCTACGGCTTCCACGATCCGGACAACAAGTGGGTCAACCTGGACGCCACGCTCTACTACTCGCAGAACGATCTGAAGGAGAAGCGCCTCGACAATCTGGGCGCCGGTCCCGAGGGCGAGGAGCTGGAGCGCGATCTCGACACGGTCGGCATCCGGGTCGACAACCGCACCCGCTTCGAGCTCGGTCCCGACAGCTCGGTGGTCTTCACCTATGGCGGCGAAGGCTATCGCGACATGCAGGACGGCGACCGGGATGGCGGCAACCTCGACGGCGTTCCCGACGCGGATTCCAACCTCTTCGGCCTCTTCGCCCAGGCGGAGCTCACGCTGCCGGCACCGGGGCCCATTCCCGGCGAGTTCCTGATCATCCCGGGCGCCCGTTTCGACTATTACTCCTCAAGCAGCGATCTGGCCGACGACAATATCGACACGGCTGTCTCGCCCAAGATCGCGGTCAGCTACCTGCCGACCGACTGGCTGATGTTCTACGGCAGCTATGGCTACGCCTTCTCGGCGCCCAACATGAACGACCTCTACCTGACGGGCACCCACTTCGTCATTCCGCTGGGTCCCCCGTTCCCGGACATCGTCAACCACTTCCAGCCCAACCCCGACCTGAAGTCGCAGACCACGCGGACGATCGAAGCCGGCATGGGGCTGGATTTCGAGGATGTGGTGATGGCGAACGACCGCGCCTCGGCCAAGGGCGGCTGGTTCCTCACCTATGGCGACGACCTGATCTCGCGGTCGGTCGTCCAGCCGGCGCCGTTCGTGGATTGCAATCCCTTCATCGCGGGCGATTGCGACGGCACCACCATCATCGACAACGTCAACAAGGCGAAGCTCGAGGGCGTCGAGCTCGAGGCCAACTACGAGAACGACTGGTCCATCCTCGGCGTGGCCTACTCGCATATCAACGGCTGGGACCGCGAGACGGGCGATCACCTGGGCGAGCTGCAGCCGGATACGACGACGTTCCATGCCGCCCTCAAGATTCCGCCGGCCGACGTCCAGATCGGCAGCTGGATCACCTGGGCCCAGGACTTCGACAATACCGACGATCCGACGCTCGAGCGCGACGGCTATGTGGTGACCGATCTCTATATCGTCTGGTCGCCGCAGCAGGAGCTGCTGCGCGGCTTCACGCTCGCCGCCGGCATCGACAACGTCTTCGACGAGACCTACACGCGCGTCTTCTCGGGCTCGGACGAGGCCGGACGCAACTACAAGGCAATGGTGGCCTACCAGATCGCCTGGTAG
- a CDS encoding FecCD family ABC transporter permease, translated as MSERAIAWGTRKGSDGLPFLGLGALLAVAFVLGLGIGAMAIRPMEILSLLSDRIGLGGWIDVGAAEESVLIHVRLPRVVLAVLVGASLAVSGAALQGLFRNPLADPGLLGISGGATVAAASAIIFGAPLAAALPAGLAPWFLPLSAFIGASIVTAIIYGLSIRQEGMDIATLLLAGIAINALAAAALGLLTFLAPDGQLRDIMFWLLGSLAGTGWAQLWPVAVMILVAVGLLIRLARPLNALLLGEAEAFHVGFAVEPIKRQLVIVTALAAGAAVALTGTIGFVGLLVPHFARFLVGPDHRRLLPAAALLGASLLLVADLIGRLVVLPAELPIGVVTSFVGAPFFLWRLRRREAF; from the coding sequence ATGAGCGAGCGCGCGATCGCCTGGGGCACGCGAAAAGGTTCCGACGGCCTGCCGTTCCTCGGCCTCGGCGCGCTGCTGGCCGTGGCCTTCGTCCTCGGCCTCGGCATCGGTGCCATGGCGATCCGGCCGATGGAGATCCTCTCCCTGCTGTCCGACCGGATCGGGCTCGGCGGATGGATCGATGTCGGCGCCGCGGAGGAGTCCGTGCTGATCCATGTGCGGTTGCCGCGCGTGGTGCTGGCGGTGCTGGTGGGGGCGAGCCTCGCGGTCTCCGGTGCCGCGCTGCAGGGGCTCTTCCGCAATCCGCTGGCCGATCCGGGGCTGCTCGGCATCAGCGGCGGGGCGACGGTTGCGGCGGCCAGCGCCATCATCTTCGGCGCGCCGCTCGCGGCGGCGCTGCCGGCCGGGCTCGCGCCCTGGTTCCTGCCGCTCTCGGCCTTCATCGGCGCCTCGATCGTGACGGCGATCATCTATGGCCTGTCGATCCGCCAGGAGGGGATGGATATCGCGACGCTGCTCCTGGCGGGCATCGCCATCAATGCGCTGGCCGCCGCCGCGCTCGGGCTGCTGACCTTCCTGGCGCCCGACGGGCAGCTGCGCGACATCATGTTCTGGCTCCTGGGCAGCCTCGCCGGCACCGGCTGGGCCCAGCTCTGGCCGGTGGCGGTCATGATCCTGGTCGCGGTCGGCCTCTTGATCCGCCTGGCCCGCCCGCTCAACGCGCTGCTGCTGGGCGAGGCTGAAGCGTTCCATGTCGGCTTCGCCGTCGAGCCCATCAAACGCCAGCTCGTGATTGTCACGGCGCTCGCCGCCGGAGCCGCGGTGGCGCTCACCGGCACCATCGGCTTCGTCGGCCTGCTGGTGCCGCATTTCGCCCGTTTCCTGGTGGGCCCCGATCACCGCCGCCTGTTGCCGGCGGCGGCCCTGCTGGGCGCCTCGCTGCTGCTCGTGGCCGACCTGATCGGGCGGCTCGTGGTGCTGCCGGCGGAGCTGCCGATCGGCGTCGTCACCAGCTTCGTCGGCGCGCCCTTCTTCCTCTGGCGGCTGCGCCGCCGGGAGGCGTTCTGA
- a CDS encoding hemin-degrading factor — protein MLDDATVAQRRDPQSLKAVWAEHKAANPKQRIRDAAAALGVSEAELVATDLGAGTSRLQPRWKELVEAMPALGRVMALTRNEYCVHEKVGCYDQIHLNEQGGVTLDPEIDLRIFFGHWAHGFAVTEALEQGGERHSLQFFDRDGLAVHKIYLKPESDVAAFRKLVGDFKAEDQAPGLAVAAVDPPTVDRPDAEIDVPALDGRWRALQDTHDFFGMLRELKVGRVQSFRLVADDLAQQVDKGAFSRGLELAAEASLPVMIFVGSPGVIQIHTGPVANVKRMGPWQNVLDEGFNLHLREDGIESCWLVRKPTKDGIVTSLEIFDGAGQQIAWMFGKRKPGLPEDPAWPALALKAVGQ, from the coding sequence ATGCTGGACGATGCGACCGTGGCGCAGCGACGCGACCCGCAGAGCCTGAAGGCAGTTTGGGCCGAGCACAAGGCCGCCAATCCGAAACAACGGATTCGCGACGCCGCGGCCGCATTGGGCGTGAGCGAGGCCGAGCTGGTGGCGACCGATCTCGGTGCCGGCACCAGCCGGCTGCAGCCGCGCTGGAAGGAGCTGGTCGAGGCCATGCCGGCCCTGGGGCGGGTGATGGCGCTCACCCGCAACGAATATTGCGTGCATGAGAAGGTCGGCTGCTACGACCAGATCCATCTGAACGAGCAGGGGGGCGTGACGCTCGATCCCGAGATCGACCTGCGCATCTTCTTCGGTCACTGGGCGCATGGCTTCGCCGTGACCGAGGCGCTGGAGCAGGGGGGCGAGCGTCACAGCCTGCAGTTCTTCGATCGCGACGGGCTGGCGGTGCACAAGATCTATCTGAAGCCCGAGAGCGACGTCGCGGCCTTCCGCAAGCTGGTCGGCGATTTCAAGGCCGAGGACCAGGCACCGGGCCTCGCCGTGGCGGCCGTCGATCCGCCGACGGTCGATCGGCCCGATGCGGAAATCGATGTGCCGGCCCTCGACGGCCGGTGGCGGGCGCTGCAGGACACGCACGATTTCTTCGGCATGCTGCGCGAGCTGAAGGTGGGGCGGGTGCAGTCCTTCCGCCTCGTGGCCGACGATCTGGCGCAGCAGGTCGACAAGGGCGCCTTCTCGCGCGGCCTCGAGCTCGCGGCCGAGGCGAGCCTGCCGGTCATGATCTTCGTCGGCTCCCCCGGCGTGATCCAGATCCATACCGGCCCGGTCGCCAACGTGAAGCGCATGGGCCCCTGGCAGAACGTGCTCGACGAGGGCTTCAACCTGCATCTGCGCGAGGACGGGATCGAGAGCTGCTGGCTGGTGCGCAAGCCGACCAAGGACGGCATCGTCACCTCGCTCGAGATCTTCGACGGGGCGGGCCAGCAGATCGCCTGGATGTTCGGCAAGCGCAAGCCCGGCCTGCCCGAGGACCCGGCCTGGCCGGCGCTCGCCCTGAAAGCGGTCGGTCAGTAA
- the hemP gene encoding hemin uptake protein HemP — translation MSSVNSSDLLRGRHELLIHHGEEVYRLRLTGRGKLILTK, via the coding sequence ATGTCGTCCGTCAACAGCAGCGACCTCCTGCGGGGGAGGCATGAGCTGCTGATTCACCATGGCGAGGAGGTTTATCGGCTCCGCCTGACAGGGAGGGGGAAGCTCATTCTGACGAAGTAG